One window of Manihot esculenta cultivar AM560-2 chromosome 17, M.esculenta_v8, whole genome shotgun sequence genomic DNA carries:
- the LOC110605401 gene encoding SNF2 domain-containing protein CLASSY 3: MPSGAKKRKAAKKKKEQQANNNNNNSSSLDNSSPRGNEDPKSQDERESDGGEVGSPVSQDHHNEQHPFNEENEESEKSLASDCKPIDDAERIQEVGVGDDTVVRIERELNPEHCMESKDISVEHGESGKELYDGYEKNSSSGSSSSSSSSSSSSSDDEPQTLDKKRKEEVLDSALDNVEKVLTEEVTKVLGIEKPLKEANGNSIAETVPTVDLITQVVPKEANHVIDGAAFGKLDVLDVVEPGSKENEEKLLQESSGVTSSLVPEKNKDNLFHVLHENVGASTNMVSSAKNGNEDKALAVSGAHFSETITYAENIKESETVNGNVVVNEPKTLTSSVAHTFGTSNDADKAKAIETSEYAETQPLVPQAPQVSQRTSWMSCCGLFDLFTGSNR; the protein is encoded by the exons ATGCCATCAGGTGCAAAGAAGAGAAAAGCagcaaagaaaaagaaggaacaGCAGGCCAACAATAACAACAACAATTCTTCTTCATTAGATAACAGTAGCCCTCGAG GAAATGAAGATCCAAAAAGCCAGGATGAGAGGGAGAGCGATGGTGGTGAGGTTGGTTCCCCTGTATCTCAGGACCACCATAACGAACAACATCCATTTAATGAGGAGAATGAAGAATCTGAGAAGTCATTAGCCTCTGACTGCAAGCCCATTGATGATGCAGAGAGAATCCAAGAAGTTGGAGTAGGGGATGACACTGTTGTTAGAATTGAGAGAGAACTGAACCCTGAGCATTGTATGGAGAGCAAAGACATTAGTGTGGAGCATGGTGAGTCTGGGAAGGAGTTGTATGATGGGTATGAGAAAAACTCTAGTAGTGGTAGTAGTAGTAGTAGTAGTAGTAGTAGTAGTAGTTCTTCAGATGATGAGCCTCAAACTTTAgacaagaaaaggaaggaggaagTCCTTGATTCAGCTTTAGATAATGTGGAAAAGGTATTGACTGAAGAGGTGACCAAGGTTTTGGGAATTGAAAAACCACTGAAGGAAGCAAATGGTAATTCAATTGCAGAAACTGTCCCTACTGTTGATTTGATTACGCAAGTGGTGCCCAAGGAGGCAAATCATGTGATTGATGGTGCTGCATTTGGGAAGTTGGATGTTCTGGATGTTGTTGAACCTGGGTCAaaggaaaatgaagaaaaattgcTGCAGGAATCCAGTGGTGTTACATCTAGTTTGGTACCAGAGAAAAATAAGGATAATCTTTTCCATGTGTTGCATGAGAACGTTGGGGCATCAACAAATATGGTTAGTTCTGCTAAGAACGGTAATGAGGATAAGGCTTTGGCAGTATCAGGTGCTCATTTTTCTGAAACTATCACTTATGCTGAAAACATCAAAGAATCTGAGACTGTGAATGGTAACGTAGTCGTAAATGAGCCTAAGACATTGACATCATCAGTTGCTCATACCTTTGGAACTAGTAACGATGCAGATAAAGCCAAAGCTATTGAGACATCTGAGTATGCTGAAACCCAG CCTCTCGTACCTCAAGCTCCACAAGTATCACAGAGAACCTCCTGGATGAGTTGCTGTGGTTTATTTGATCTTTTTACAGGCTCCAATAGATGA
- the LOC110605591 gene encoding membrane protein PM19L, with translation MANSQLKPVASLLLVLNFCMYVIILAIGGWAVNKAIDHGFIIGPAFDLPAHFSPIYFPMGNAATGFFVTFALIAGVVGAASALAGINHIRAWNADSLPAAASVATIAWTLTLLAMGFGCKEIELHIRNARLRTMEAFLIILSATQLLYIAAIHSASTIRT, from the exons ATGGCCAACAGCCAGCTGAAGCCTGTTGCATCTCTGCTTCTGGTATTGAACTTCTGCATGTATGTCATAATCCTAGCCATTGGTGGCTGGGCTGTGAATAAAGCTATTGATCATGGTTTCATCATAG GGCCTGCATTTGACCTTCCGGCGCATTTCTCACCTATTTATTTTCCAATGGGAAATGCTGCCACCGGATTCTTTGTCACATTTGCTTTGATCGCCGGAGTTGTTGGTGCTGCTTCAGCATTAGCTGGTATCAACCATATCCGTGCTTGGAATGCTGATAGCTTGCCAGCCGCAGCTTCAGTTGCCACCATTGCTTGGACTCTCACTCTTCTCGCCATGGG GTTTGGCTGCAAAGAGATTGAACTTCACATCAGGAACGCCCGTCTG AGAACCATGGAAGCATTTCTGATCATCCTATCAGCTACACAGCTTCTGTACATAGCAGCTATTCATAGTGCCTCAACAATCAGAACTTAA